In a genomic window of Thermoproteus tenax Kra 1:
- the pyk gene encoding pyruvate kinase encodes MFTKIVATLGPSTDRLPDITALLSKVHGVRINMSHASPSEVEARVNAVRKYEETSGRYIAIIADLRGPSVRTGLMRPLQITAGARVSFKLAEKGDGFVPVPRREFFEVIEEGDEVLMLDGKLVLRIISAAQTSAEAESLSSGVISSNKAIVVKGKEYHIEQPVEEDIRALQTLSRFRDDVDYVALSLVRDGADVRKMRSVVEEAGLTSGIMAKIETKSAVDKIEEIINAADYIVIARGDLALHYGLEYIPKVQRLLVERSLSAGRPVAVATQLLDSMQTNTTPTRAEVNDVYTTASLGVDSLWLTNETASGEHPLEAVDWLRRIVSQVEFGRLKAASPADARDRFAKAVVDMAEDMGGEIAVYSMTGTLAKRIAKFRPMTTVYVGVNERRLARMLELREDVGAHMGPRACGRAGAYLRGGPREAPLQILRQSLDSHVWAQRRHTYY; translated from the coding sequence GTGTTCACTAAAATTGTAGCTACATTGGGGCCTTCGACTGATAGACTGCCGGATATAACGGCCCTGTTGAGCAAGGTTCACGGCGTGCGGATAAATATGTCTCACGCATCGCCATCGGAGGTAGAGGCCCGCGTGAACGCCGTGAGGAAGTATGAGGAGACCAGCGGGAGGTATATAGCCATTATAGCGGATCTAAGGGGCCCCAGCGTCAGGACCGGCCTTATGCGCCCTCTACAGATAACGGCGGGCGCCCGCGTCTCCTTTAAATTAGCCGAGAAGGGGGACGGCTTCGTACCTGTGCCGCGGCGTGAGTTCTTCGAAGTAATCGAGGAGGGAGACGAGGTTCTTATGTTAGACGGAAAACTCGTCTTGAGGATAATCAGCGCAGCGCAGACCTCGGCCGAGGCCGAGTCGTTATCCTCCGGCGTCATATCCAGCAATAAGGCAATAGTGGTCAAAGGCAAGGAATATCATATAGAGCAGCCTGTGGAGGAAGACATAAGGGCGCTTCAGACGCTCTCTCGGTTCAGAGACGACGTAGACTACGTGGCCCTCAGCCTTGTGAGAGACGGAGCAGACGTGAGGAAAATGAGGAGCGTCGTCGAGGAGGCTGGGCTCACCTCCGGCATAATGGCCAAAATAGAGACGAAGAGCGCAGTAGATAAAATCGAGGAGATAATCAATGCGGCCGACTACATAGTTATAGCGAGAGGCGATCTGGCGCTGCACTACGGACTGGAGTACATTCCTAAAGTACAGAGGCTCTTGGTGGAGAGATCTCTCTCGGCAGGAAGGCCCGTGGCGGTGGCCACGCAGCTTTTGGACTCTATGCAGACCAACACGACGCCCACTAGGGCGGAGGTCAACGACGTGTACACAACGGCGAGTCTCGGAGTGGACTCTCTGTGGCTGACCAACGAGACTGCGAGCGGAGAGCACCCGTTAGAGGCAGTGGATTGGCTGAGGAGGATAGTGTCGCAGGTCGAGTTCGGGAGACTTAAGGCTGCGTCGCCGGCCGACGCACGCGATAGGTTCGCCAAAGCCGTGGTAGATATGGCCGAGGACATGGGAGGGGAAATCGCAGTATACTCAATGACGGGAACTCTGGCGAAGAGAATAGCTAAATTTAGGCCGATGACGACAGTCTACGTCGGAGTCAACGAGAGGAGGCTCGCGAGGATGTTGGAGCTCCGCGAGGATGTTGGAGCTCATATGGGGCCTAGAGCCTGTGGTCGTGCCGGCGCATACTTACGAGGAGGGCCTCGAGAGGCTCCTCTCCAGATTCTCCGACAAAGTCTTGATAGCCACGTATGGGCTCAGAGGCGGCACACATACTATTAA